The proteins below come from a single Chryseobacterium capnotolerans genomic window:
- a CDS encoding lipocalin family protein: MKKLLFWAISALLILYSCSKDDDQQPTIIGTWKTTKKIIISGKDGSIILSELYDACEGQSNLVFTKDQKVTNNEYKLIGGNCSLLSSRTIMYTYDDASKKLTFTYDSSPPQSFTLNLLTHNEFQVIRSLFDYDNDGIDDKNILVLTR, translated from the coding sequence ATGAAAAAATTATTATTTTGGGCAATTTCTGCCCTTCTGATACTGTATTCCTGCAGTAAAGATGATGATCAACAACCTACAATAATAGGAACCTGGAAAACGACAAAAAAAATAATCATTTCCGGAAAAGATGGCTCCATCATTCTGTCAGAACTCTATGATGCCTGTGAGGGACAATCCAATTTAGTGTTCACTAAAGATCAGAAAGTGACCAATAATGAGTACAAACTCATAGGGGGTAATTGCAGCCTTCTCAGCAGCCGAACTATAATGTACACCTATGATGATGCATCCAAAAAACTAACCTTCACATATGATAGCAGCCCCCCTCAATCTTTTACTTTAAACCTACTCACACACAATGAATTTCAGGTCATTCGAAGTCTGTTTGATTATGACAACGATGGCATTGATGATAAAAATATTCTTGTCTTAACTAGATAA
- a CDS encoding S8 family peptidase, which translates to MQHGTVVLGAIGGYLENTFVGSAPDADFYLYRSENPAAEIPEEELYWIEAAEEADRKGVEIITTSLGYNVFDNPQYSYTYADMNGNTSFIARGAGIAAEKGIFVLAAAGNSGDKPWHYLLTPADNAKVFTIGAVDSSGNSSVFSSFGPNSLGVTKPDGSARGTATATVLGDTTYTSTGTSLATPVAAGGVACLIQAFPTMSRDQIKTKLRQTASLYPNHTDQMGYGILNFGSLYNSVLNTSEIVKKEKFALFPNPAKNILNIASENSINSLEVYDNLGRLIRKVDHQKSVKVDDFAKGVYYLKIQTSDKVYYEKFIKE; encoded by the coding sequence ATGCAACATGGTACAGTTGTACTAGGAGCTATCGGAGGTTATCTGGAAAATACATTTGTAGGCTCTGCTCCGGATGCTGACTTTTATTTGTATCGTAGTGAAAACCCTGCGGCCGAAATTCCTGAAGAAGAACTTTACTGGATTGAAGCAGCTGAAGAAGCTGACAGAAAAGGGGTAGAAATTATCACAACATCACTAGGATACAATGTTTTTGATAATCCTCAATACAGCTACACCTATGCTGACATGAACGGAAACACCTCATTTATTGCGAGAGGAGCAGGAATTGCTGCTGAAAAAGGAATTTTTGTACTTGCAGCAGCAGGAAATTCAGGAGATAAGCCTTGGCACTATCTTCTTACTCCCGCAGACAATGCTAAAGTATTTACGATTGGCGCTGTAGACTCTTCAGGAAATTCTTCTGTATTTTCTTCTTTCGGTCCCAACTCACTTGGTGTCACAAAACCGGATGGAAGTGCTAGAGGAACTGCCACTGCAACTGTTTTAGGCGATACCACTTATACGAGTACAGGAACTTCCCTGGCCACTCCTGTAGCTGCAGGAGGTGTAGCCTGTCTTATTCAGGCATTTCCTACCATGAGCAGAGATCAGATCAAAACAAAACTAAGGCAAACCGCTTCCCTTTATCCTAATCACACCGATCAGATGGGATACGGCATTCTTAATTTCGGAAGCCTTTACAACAGTGTTTTAAATACTTCTGAAATTGTGAAAAAAGAGAAATTTGCCCTGTTTCCAAATCCTGCTAAAAACATACTGAATATCGCTTCAGAAAATAGTATCAATTCACTGGAAGTCTATGATAATCTGGGAAGACTGATAAGAAAAGTAGACCATCAAAAATCTGTAAAGGTGGATGATTTTGCAAAAGGGGTTTATTATCTGAAAATACAGACGAGTGATAAAGTCTATTATGAAAAATTTATCAAGGAATAA
- the galE gene encoding UDP-glucose 4-epimerase GalE: MAILVTGGLGYIGSHTVVELLNNNFEVVIVDDLSNSERFILNNIEEITGKKPVFYPFDLKRKELLNQVFDAHTIEGCINFAAFKAVGESQIKPIDYYENNLFSLINILQEFKERGISNFIFSSSCTVYGQADVMPIDESTPLKMPESVYGKTKQMGEEILIDFAKGYNRKISLLRYFNPIGAHPSAKLGELPIGIPNNLVPYVMQTAAGVREKLSVWGDDYPTEDGTAVRDYIYVVDLAKAHVAALKKLIEDQSGETVIDTYNLGTGKGSSVLEVVKAFEKANNVEVPYQICDRREGDITVAYANPSKAERELGWKSETSLEESLKTVWEWQKYLKSRN; encoded by the coding sequence ATGGCAATACTTGTTACAGGAGGACTGGGATATATTGGTTCCCACACCGTTGTAGAACTGCTTAATAATAACTTTGAAGTTGTTATTGTAGACGATTTATCCAATTCAGAGAGATTTATTTTAAATAATATTGAGGAAATTACAGGAAAAAAACCTGTATTTTATCCTTTTGACCTAAAGCGAAAAGAACTTCTTAATCAGGTTTTTGACGCTCATACCATTGAGGGGTGTATTAATTTTGCAGCTTTTAAAGCTGTGGGAGAGAGCCAGATAAAACCTATAGATTATTACGAAAATAATCTGTTTTCTCTTATTAATATTCTACAGGAATTTAAAGAAAGAGGAATATCAAACTTTATTTTTAGTTCATCATGTACTGTTTACGGACAAGCTGATGTAATGCCTATTGATGAAAGTACGCCTTTAAAAATGCCTGAAAGCGTTTATGGGAAAACCAAGCAAATGGGTGAGGAAATTCTTATCGATTTTGCTAAAGGATACAACCGTAAAATATCTTTGTTAAGATACTTTAACCCAATTGGAGCCCACCCATCTGCAAAATTGGGAGAGTTGCCAATAGGAATCCCTAATAATCTGGTTCCTTACGTAATGCAGACCGCTGCAGGAGTTCGTGAAAAGCTAAGTGTTTGGGGAGATGATTATCCAACAGAAGATGGTACGGCTGTTCGTGATTATATCTATGTTGTAGACTTAGCCAAGGCTCACGTAGCAGCCTTGAAAAAACTAATAGAAGACCAATCTGGTGAGACCGTGATTGATACCTATAACCTGGGAACAGGAAAAGGATCTTCTGTTTTAGAAGTGGTGAAAGCATTTGAAAAAGCTAATAATGTAGAGGTTCCTTATCAGATCTGTGATAGGAGAGAAGGTGATATTACGGTTGCTTATGCAAATCCTTCTAAAGCAGAAAGAGAGCTCGGCTGGAAGTCTGAAACATCTCTGGAAGAGTCTTTAAAAACCGTGTGGGAGTGGCAAAAATATCTCAAATCGAGAAACTAA
- the lpdA gene encoding dihydrolipoyl dehydrogenase, whose translation MENYDIAVIGSGPGGYVAAIRSAQLGYKTVIIEKYDTLGGTCTNVGCIPTKALLDSTHHYAEAHHKFNEHGIKIDKIELDFSQMYKRKSEVVAKNTSGLNFLMDKNNITHLKGIAGFINNTTIKVVNEAETKEITANNYIIATGSKPSTIPGIEIDKRRIITSTEALSLKEKPKSMVIIGGGVIGVEMASIFNRIGTQVIILEYADHLIAAMDHELGKGLQKILKKEGVDIRLGQAVYKTESSDTAARVFFKDKNGTENELEADYILVAVGRSPYVKGLGLENTDVQLDNRGFIKVDENNRTSVSNIYAIGDVIGGAMLAHKAEEEGVLVAETINGQKHHIHYDRIPSVVYTWPEVASVGYTEEYLKKNNIAYNIGKFPFSASARARASMDTDGFAKVLVDPKYGEVLGVHIIGARAADLIAQGVIAQEYEVTAEDMFRISYAHPTYSETLKEAYLMASGQGAVNI comes from the coding sequence ATGGAAAATTATGACATTGCCGTGATTGGCTCAGGCCCTGGAGGATATGTTGCCGCTATTAGAAGTGCACAATTAGGCTATAAAACAGTAATTATCGAAAAATATGACACATTGGGCGGTACTTGTACGAATGTAGGCTGTATTCCGACAAAAGCCCTATTGGACAGCACTCATCATTATGCAGAAGCGCATCATAAGTTTAATGAACATGGAATTAAAATTGATAAAATAGAGCTCGATTTTTCCCAGATGTACAAAAGGAAATCTGAAGTAGTAGCCAAAAACACCAGCGGGCTGAATTTCTTAATGGATAAAAATAACATTACCCATCTAAAAGGGATAGCTGGTTTTATCAATAATACCACCATTAAAGTAGTTAATGAAGCAGAAACGAAAGAGATCACTGCTAACAATTATATTATTGCAACAGGATCAAAGCCATCCACCATTCCCGGAATAGAAATTGATAAAAGAAGGATTATAACTTCCACAGAAGCTTTATCTCTGAAAGAAAAACCGAAATCTATGGTCATCATTGGGGGTGGAGTGATAGGAGTAGAAATGGCCTCTATTTTTAATCGTATCGGAACTCAGGTTATCATCCTTGAATATGCAGATCATTTGATTGCAGCGATGGATCACGAATTGGGAAAAGGTCTTCAGAAAATTCTTAAAAAAGAGGGGGTTGATATCCGCTTGGGACAGGCTGTTTATAAAACTGAAAGTTCAGATACAGCAGCTAGGGTCTTTTTTAAAGATAAAAACGGGACAGAAAATGAATTGGAAGCTGATTATATTCTGGTAGCTGTAGGAAGAAGCCCTTATGTAAAAGGATTGGGGCTTGAGAATACAGATGTACAATTAGATAACCGTGGATTTATTAAAGTAGATGAAAACAATCGAACTTCCGTTTCAAATATCTATGCGATAGGGGATGTAATTGGTGGAGCAATGCTTGCTCATAAAGCTGAAGAAGAAGGCGTTTTAGTAGCAGAAACAATTAACGGGCAAAAACATCATATCCATTATGACAGAATTCCCTCTGTGGTATATACATGGCCGGAAGTAGCCTCAGTTGGATATACCGAAGAATACCTCAAAAAGAATAATATTGCTTATAACATCGGTAAGTTCCCGTTTTCAGCCAGTGCAAGGGCAAGAGCTTCGATGGATACGGATGGGTTTGCAAAAGTTTTAGTGGATCCAAAATATGGAGAAGTACTTGGTGTACATATTATTGGAGCAAGAGCAGCTGATCTGATTGCCCAGGGTGTAATTGCACAAGAATATGAGGTGACCGCAGAAGATATGTTCCGTATTTCCTACGCACATCCAACGTATTCCGAGACTTTGAAAGAAGCTTATTTGATGGCATCAGGACAGGGAGCAGTTAACATCTGA
- a CDS encoding winged helix-turn-helix transcriptional regulator, protein MSKKRSDCPISCSLEIWGDKWSLLIIRDLMLKKECTYGELQKADEKIASNILATRLQNLLENGIIDKKDHPENKLKILYHLTEKGIDLVPVIVEINLWGDKYLTIPDDRKKLLEDIKKDKEDFIKRAKSYLSGKSI, encoded by the coding sequence ATGAGTAAAAAAAGATCAGACTGTCCCATCAGCTGTTCACTGGAAATATGGGGTGACAAATGGTCATTGCTAATCATCCGTGACCTGATGCTTAAAAAAGAATGTACGTATGGGGAGCTTCAGAAAGCGGATGAAAAAATTGCTTCCAATATTCTGGCAACAAGGCTTCAGAACCTGTTGGAAAATGGAATTATTGATAAAAAAGACCACCCTGAAAACAAGCTGAAGATATTATACCATCTTACAGAAAAAGGGATTGATCTGGTTCCTGTTATTGTTGAAATCAATCTATGGGGAGACAAATATCTGACCATCCCTGACGACAGGAAAAAATTATTAGAAGATATAAAAAAGGATAAGGAAGACTTTATTAAAAGAGCAAAATCATATCTTTCCGGTAAGTCTATATAA
- a CDS encoding DegT/DnrJ/EryC1/StrS family aminotransferase, whose product MKKIQMVDLQSQYYKIKNDVDNAVLNVMDSAAFINGPEVKSFQNELESYLDVKHVIPCANGTDALQIALMALDLKEGDEIITADFTFAATVEVIHLLKLKSVLVDVDYDTFTISTEALRKAITPKTKAIIPVHIFGQCANMEEILKIAEEHNLYVIEDNAQAIGAEYTFSDGTSKYAGTMATVGTTSFFPSKNLGCYGDGGAIFTNNDELAHRLRGIVNHGMYERYYHDEVGVNSRLDSIQAAVLRKKLPHLDSYNEARRKAADYYDEAFAGHENILTPQRSENSTHVFHQYTLRILNGKRNELQKFLTEKEIPAMIYYPVALRKQKAYFQESNAADFVNTDKLLDQVISLPMHTELDEEQLKYITDAVLEFMK is encoded by the coding sequence ATGAAAAAAATTCAGATGGTTGACTTGCAAAGTCAGTATTACAAAATAAAGAATGATGTAGACAATGCAGTTTTAAATGTAATGGATTCCGCAGCTTTTATCAACGGTCCTGAAGTAAAGTCTTTCCAGAATGAATTGGAGTCTTATTTAGACGTAAAACATGTTATTCCATGTGCTAATGGAACTGATGCATTACAGATCGCTCTTATGGCTTTGGATCTGAAGGAGGGAGACGAAATAATTACTGCTGATTTTACTTTTGCTGCAACAGTAGAGGTGATTCATCTGCTTAAACTGAAATCTGTTTTAGTAGATGTTGATTATGATACATTTACTATTTCAACAGAAGCGTTAAGAAAGGCAATTACGCCAAAAACAAAAGCGATCATTCCTGTACATATATTCGGACAGTGTGCGAATATGGAGGAGATTCTGAAAATTGCTGAAGAACACAATTTATACGTGATTGAAGATAATGCACAGGCAATAGGTGCAGAATATACTTTCTCTGACGGAACCTCAAAATATGCCGGAACAATGGCAACTGTAGGAACAACATCTTTCTTCCCATCTAAAAATCTTGGATGCTATGGTGACGGAGGGGCAATTTTTACCAATAATGATGAATTGGCACACCGTTTAAGAGGAATTGTAAACCACGGAATGTACGAAAGATATTACCATGATGAGGTTGGAGTAAACTCTCGTCTGGATAGTATTCAGGCAGCGGTTTTAAGAAAGAAACTGCCACATTTGGATTCATATAACGAGGCAAGAAGAAAAGCCGCTGATTATTATGATGAAGCATTTGCAGGTCATGAAAATATTTTAACTCCACAGAGGTCTGAAAACTCTACCCACGTATTCCACCAGTATACATTGAGAATTCTGAACGGAAAACGTAATGAGCTTCAGAAGTTTCTTACAGAAAAAGAAATTCCGGCAATGATTTACTATCCGGTAGCATTAAGAAAGCAAAAAGCATATTTCCAGGAGAGCAATGCCGCTGATTTTGTAAATACAGATAAGCTTTTGGATCAGGTCATTTCTTTACCGATGCATACAGAATTAGATGAAGAACAGTTGAAGTATATTACAGATGCTGTCCTTGAGTTCATGAAATAG
- a CDS encoding GDSL-type esterase/lipase family protein, protein MKKILSAFLLLCFMIAFSQEKKPMFWHDIQEFKKQDQQNPPPKNAILLIGSSSFTKWTDVADYFPTKTIINRGFGGSRLTDLNYFADDLLSPYQPKQIIIYCGENDFADNHQLKAQKVVKRYKSFYKKIREKFPDIEVDYISMKYSPSREKLWPQIKEANAKIEAFMKKQPHAEFIDVTKAMEDANGNVRKDIFVEDMLHFKPEGYQIWTKVMMPYMK, encoded by the coding sequence ATGAAGAAGATCCTATCAGCATTTCTATTGCTGTGTTTTATGATTGCCTTTTCACAGGAAAAAAAGCCAATGTTCTGGCATGACATCCAGGAATTCAAAAAACAAGATCAACAAAACCCACCTCCAAAAAATGCCATCCTGTTAATAGGAAGCTCCTCTTTTACCAAATGGACGGACGTAGCAGATTATTTTCCAACTAAAACCATCATCAACAGAGGTTTTGGAGGCTCAAGACTTACAGATCTTAATTATTTTGCGGATGATCTTTTATCTCCTTACCAGCCTAAACAGATTATTATCTATTGCGGTGAAAATGACTTTGCTGATAATCACCAGCTAAAGGCTCAAAAAGTAGTAAAAAGATACAAAAGCTTTTACAAAAAGATACGTGAAAAATTTCCTGATATTGAAGTAGATTATATTTCAATGAAATATTCTCCCAGCCGAGAGAAGCTTTGGCCTCAGATCAAAGAAGCTAATGCCAAAATTGAAGCTTTTATGAAAAAACAACCTCATGCAGAATTCATAGATGTAACCAAGGCTATGGAAGATGCTAACGGAAATGTAAGAAAAGATATTTTTGTGGAGGATATGCTTCACTTTAAGCCTGAAGGTTATCAGATCTGGACTAAAGTGATGATGCCTTATATGAAATAA
- a CDS encoding Crp/Fnr family transcriptional regulator, which yields MGYIREYYEQIVKLQESEWEFIAGYFHRKTYAKNEIITQQGDTENYLSFIESGLVRFYIPDDEYGYTFSFSFEKEFTCAYDSFLSQTPSEYEMQALSETVVWQISYNDLQKIYTQTHVGNHLGRFASEKLFLAKSKRELSLLKLTAKERYLKLFTEQPELLQRVPLKYIASYIGITPQALSRIRRQIN from the coding sequence ATGGGCTACATCAGAGAATATTACGAACAAATCGTCAAGCTGCAGGAATCTGAATGGGAGTTTATCGCAGGATATTTCCATAGAAAGACGTATGCTAAAAACGAAATCATTACCCAGCAAGGTGATACGGAAAATTACTTGTCTTTTATTGAATCCGGGCTGGTAAGGTTTTATATTCCTGATGATGAATATGGTTATACCTTCAGTTTCAGTTTTGAAAAGGAGTTTACCTGTGCCTATGATTCTTTTCTTAGCCAAACACCATCTGAATATGAGATGCAGGCATTAAGCGAAACTGTTGTATGGCAGATTTCTTATAATGACTTACAAAAAATTTATACTCAAACCCATGTCGGCAATCATTTGGGACGTTTTGCTTCTGAAAAACTGTTTCTGGCTAAAAGCAAGAGAGAGCTTTCTTTATTGAAACTTACGGCAAAAGAGCGATACTTAAAGTTATTCACGGAACAGCCAGAGTTATTGCAGCGCGTTCCCCTTAAATATATTGCCTCTTATATCGGAATTACCCCACAGGCATTAAGCAGAATCCGCAGACAGATTAATTAA
- a CDS encoding methyltransferase domain-containing protein: protein MAWNPEVYDQFKEERSAPFFDLLKLVESRTGISVIDLGCGTGELTSKILDYLEDSKVLGIDSSEEMLEKAAQFKTSRLTFEKRSIEEQLHLGDTYDLVISNAAIQWCSNHKELFPRIISKIKEGGQLAVQIPSNHEYIVHQLLRKIADTEPYKSAYHDWKREYTVLTIEEYARILFENKGRDITVYEKVFPHILKDAEAVFIWASGTAMLPYIEKLPDEMKEQFKNDYKQQLQNIFPESPVFYPFKRTFISAKF from the coding sequence ATGGCTTGGAATCCTGAAGTATATGACCAATTTAAAGAAGAACGCTCAGCACCTTTCTTTGACCTGTTAAAGCTTGTAGAATCAAGAACAGGAATATCTGTAATAGATCTGGGATGCGGAACGGGTGAGCTCACCTCAAAAATTTTAGATTACTTAGAGGATTCAAAGGTTTTAGGAATAGATTCTTCTGAAGAAATGCTTGAAAAGGCAGCTCAGTTCAAAACAAGCCGATTAACTTTTGAAAAAAGAAGTATTGAAGAGCAGCTTCACTTGGGAGATACCTATGATCTGGTGATTTCCAATGCTGCAATCCAATGGTGCAGTAACCATAAAGAGCTTTTTCCAAGAATCATAAGCAAGATTAAGGAAGGAGGACAATTAGCTGTTCAGATCCCTTCTAACCATGAATATATAGTCCATCAGCTTCTCAGAAAAATAGCAGATACTGAACCCTATAAATCAGCTTATCATGATTGGAAAAGAGAATATACGGTGTTAACAATTGAAGAGTATGCCCGTATATTATTTGAGAATAAAGGAAGGGATATTACCGTTTATGAGAAAGTATTTCCTCATATACTGAAAGATGCAGAAGCTGTATTTATCTGGGCATCAGGAACAGCAATGCTTCCTTATATAGAAAAGCTTCCTGATGAAATGAAAGAACAATTTAAAAACGATTATAAACAACAATTACAAAACATTTTTCCTGAATCACCGGTCTTTTATCCATTTAAAAGAACATTTATTTCAGCGAAATTTTAA
- the def gene encoding peptide deformylase, which produces MNLPIVAYGNRILKQKCTQINENTQEIQDLIANMWETMESSNGCGLSSSQINKPLQLFVVDSQITFENLDTEDQLLYFERNGQGIRETFINAKIIDSSEETWEDYEGCLSIPGLSQKVERPWKITIEYLNQDFVKQTKTFAGLTARIIQHEYDHTQGVLYIDHLKPLTRKMIESKLKKIINGNIKTGYPMKFL; this is translated from the coding sequence ATGAATTTACCAATTGTAGCCTATGGAAACCGCATTTTAAAACAGAAATGCACACAGATTAACGAGAACACCCAGGAAATCCAGGACCTTATTGCCAATATGTGGGAAACTATGGAAAGCTCCAACGGATGCGGCCTCTCCTCTTCGCAGATCAATAAGCCTTTACAACTTTTTGTTGTGGATAGCCAGATCACTTTTGAAAATCTTGATACCGAAGATCAGCTTCTCTATTTTGAAAGAAATGGTCAAGGAATCAGGGAAACTTTTATCAATGCGAAGATCATTGATTCCTCTGAAGAAACCTGGGAAGACTATGAAGGATGTCTAAGTATTCCCGGTCTGTCTCAAAAGGTGGAAAGGCCATGGAAAATTACCATTGAATATTTGAATCAGGATTTTGTAAAACAAACTAAAACTTTTGCAGGATTAACAGCAAGGATTATTCAACATGAATATGACCACACTCAAGGAGTTTTATATATTGATCATCTGAAACCTCTCACAAGAAAAATGATTGAATCAAAATTGAAAAAGATTATCAATGGAAATATTAAAACCGGTTATCCTATGAAATTTTTATAA
- a CDS encoding iron-containing alcohol dehydrogenase: MLNFEFKNPTKILFGKGEIAKISNEIPKDAKILMIYGGGSIKNNGVYDQVKEALKEHDLYEFGGVPANPEYEVLIKAVSFIKENGITYLLAVGGGSVIDGTKFISAAANYDGEPWDILRKQVRTFEGEGMPFGSILTLPATGSEMNSGYVISRRETNEKLSSGGPGLFPQFSVLDPEVIRSIPKNQIVNGLTDAYTHVLEQYMTAPSSADLQERIAESILISLQETAPKVLAEDFNYDAAGNFMWCCTMALNGLIQKGVITDWAVHAMGHELTAYFGIDHARTLAIIAPSHYRYNFEDKKGKLAQYAERVWGIKEGSIEEKAELGIKKLEEFFHSLHIKTKLSEYTEDFKGTAERVEKAFTDRNWLGLGEYKKLTPQDASKIVEMSY, encoded by the coding sequence ATGCTTAATTTCGAGTTTAAAAATCCAACCAAAATACTTTTCGGAAAGGGCGAAATCGCTAAAATTTCCAACGAAATACCAAAAGACGCCAAAATATTAATGATCTACGGCGGTGGAAGCATCAAAAATAATGGCGTGTACGACCAGGTAAAAGAAGCTTTAAAAGAGCATGATCTTTATGAGTTTGGTGGAGTCCCCGCCAATCCTGAATATGAGGTTCTGATTAAAGCTGTAAGTTTTATTAAAGAAAATGGTATTACTTATCTTCTGGCTGTGGGTGGTGGTTCTGTTATTGACGGAACAAAATTCATCTCTGCAGCAGCCAATTATGATGGTGAACCTTGGGATATCTTAAGAAAACAGGTAAGAACTTTTGAAGGAGAAGGGATGCCATTTGGAAGTATTCTGACTCTTCCTGCAACCGGTTCTGAAATGAACTCAGGATATGTGATTTCCAGAAGAGAAACTAATGAAAAATTGTCTTCCGGAGGTCCTGGACTTTTCCCTCAGTTTTCGGTTTTAGATCCTGAAGTCATTAGATCTATTCCTAAAAACCAGATTGTAAATGGGCTTACTGATGCTTACACTCACGTATTAGAACAATATATGACCGCTCCATCTTCTGCTGACCTTCAGGAAAGAATTGCTGAAAGTATCTTAATCAGTCTTCAGGAAACAGCTCCAAAAGTATTAGCTGAAGATTTCAACTACGATGCTGCCGGCAACTTTATGTGGTGCTGTACCATGGCATTAAACGGATTGATTCAGAAAGGAGTTATTACAGACTGGGCAGTACATGCTATGGGACATGAATTAACGGCTTACTTCGGTATTGATCATGCCAGAACACTGGCCATCATTGCTCCTTCCCATTATCGTTATAACTTTGAAGATAAGAAAGGAAAACTGGCTCAATATGCGGAAAGAGTATGGGGAATTAAAGAAGGAAGCATTGAAGAAAAAGCAGAATTAGGAATCAAAAAACTTGAAGAATTCTTCCACAGTCTTCATATCAAAACAAAACTGTCCGAATACACTGAAGATTTTAAAGGAACTGCAGAAAGAGTGGAAAAAGCTTTTACAGACAGAAACTGGCTGGGACTTGGAGAGTATAAAAAACTAACTCCTCAGGACGCTTCCAAGATTGTGGAAATGAGCTACTAG
- a CDS encoding lipocalin family protein gives MKKQLLLFAFSALALTSCNDDNLDAYEMGILQGDWKEVKTEIISGKDNKTVLQTITPEGCTAKNTLYFRTDNYVSYTAYDGNADGSNCHFAAKSEGDYTYSADSKMLNIHLKGEEAENMSFRVDMLTQTELRLAQTVGNYDKDGDKIIDVTYITYKR, from the coding sequence ATGAAAAAACAGCTACTTTTATTCGCCTTTTCAGCTCTGGCGCTTACTTCGTGTAATGATGATAACCTTGACGCCTATGAAATGGGAATTTTGCAAGGGGATTGGAAAGAAGTAAAGACAGAAATTATTTCAGGAAAAGATAATAAAACGGTGCTTCAAACAATAACTCCGGAAGGATGTACTGCTAAAAACACCCTTTACTTCAGAACAGATAATTATGTAAGTTATACCGCTTATGATGGAAATGCAGATGGAAGCAACTGTCATTTTGCTGCTAAAAGTGAAGGAGATTACACATATAGTGCGGATTCTAAAATGTTGAATATCCATCTAAAAGGAGAAGAAGCTGAAAACATGAGCTTCAGAGTGGATATGCTTACCCAAACTGAACTTAGACTGGCACAGACCGTCGGAAATTATGACAAAGATGGAGACAAAATTATAGATGTCACCTACATTACTTACAAAAGATAA